One window of the Salvia miltiorrhiza cultivar Shanhuang (shh) chromosome 6, IMPLAD_Smil_shh, whole genome shotgun sequence genome contains the following:
- the LOC130989516 gene encoding uncharacterized protein LOC130989516, giving the protein MADHHHHHHHRPNRIALPTRASNAASAAATPTPRPSYPVFPSTPAATPSKNRRPISRLSGASAATSSFSFLFLLLFSLRSLYSLFPFLRASPPSFSIFPFSFLVSLLSFILTLSFSLFASVFSGDSHTRKPQRPLLSLTLITQSQHKLLVAKSLLLAVVFLLRFQALRYCGAAALILAELAGNVAARFMAEGKNRIFIGNNSIGSSKFRGFIALLSGLILLSLSWDRIECFPLSHVNIISKGFVAFPNSNCLRIWPMLLPFLSGFLGCYERVLSNWGEIRELGQKRVRLITLFFTTVVLFIPACVSMLVFEVEGDSISLSSLGWPLANTVVFGVLLSENYTDERSVAASKDNQREYFVTFVCTLVLELFYFPELSLWGLLICGLLLWVAVRELNPVSISYPELGVESSESRGIEVMKPIRHILSERKSRKIALFLLINTAYMVVEFVAGFMSNSLGLISDACHMLFDCAALAIGLYASYISRLPANGQFNYGRGRFEVLSGYVNAVFLVLVGALITLESFERILDPQEISTSSLLSVSVGGLVVNMVGLVFFHEEHHHAHGGSGPCSHSHHSHEEAHSDSHHLHEHGEKHPELVAVVHDCSEKSCSKHEDQCSVDVGDHKHDDHHHHHHHHHVKNEQHDHDHKHVELHSHNQHHADVDDQHHHFLHHRQNHVGQSDHNHSHSNPLSGEKEKHDLHHQNDQLDHHQKHVEPHHHHHRHVNVDDQHHHHHNHDGEKEKKHHRHHIDHNMQGIFLHVLADTLGSVGVVISTLLIKYKGWLVADPACSIFISALIVSSVIPLLRNSAEILLQRVPRSYEQDLKEALNDVMKLKGVVGSQNLHVWSFTNTDIVGTIHLHVSADSDKASIKKQVSHIIRGAGVKDLAVQVECITSNLESLQPL; this is encoded by the coding sequence ATGGCcgatcaccaccaccaccaccaccaccgcccgaATCGCATCGCTCTCCCCACACGAGCATCCAATGCCGCCTCCGCTGCCGCTACTCCGACCCCCCGCCCCTCTTACCCGGTCTTCCCTTCCACCCCTGCCGCGACTCCCTCCAAAAACCGCCGCCCCATCTCCCGGCTCTCCGGCGCCTCCGCCGCAACCTCCTCCTTCTccttcctcttcctcctcctcttctccCTCCGCTCCCTCTACTCCCTTTTCCCATTTCTGCGCGCTTCCCCTCCCTCTTTCTCCATCTTCCCTTTCTCTTTCCTCGTCTCTCTCCTCTCCTTCATCCtcaccctctctttctctctcttcgcctCCGTTTTCAGTGGAGACTCTCACACTAGGAAGCCCCAGCggccccttctctctctcactctaatcacCCAATCCCAGCACAAGCTCCTCGTCGCCAAATCACTCCTCCTCGCTGTCGTTTTCCTGCTCAGATTTCAGGCCTTAAGATACTGCGGCGCGGCGGCGTTGATCCTAGCCGAATTGGCCGGAAATGTGGCGGCTCGTTTCATGGCGGAAGGTAAAAATCGAATCTTTATCGGTAATAATTCAATCGGATCATCCAAATTTCGTGGGTTTATCGCACTTTTATCTGGGTTGATCTTGTTGTCACTTAGCTGGGATCGAATCGAATGCTTTCCTTTATCCCATGTGAATATTATCAGCAAAGGGTTTGTAGCTTTTCCTAATTCGAATTGTTTGAGGATTTGGCCTATGCTGCTGCCATTCTTGTCAGGGTTTTTAGGGTGCTACGAAAGGGTTTTATCAAATTGGGGGGAAATTCGTGAGCTTGGACAGAAAAGGGTTAGATTGATtacattgttcttcactacagTTGTTTTGTTCATACCTGCTTGTGTTAGCATGCTCGTGTTTGAAGTCGAGGGCGATAGCATTTCCTTGTCGAGCCTAGGCTGGCCGTTGGCGAATACTGTAGTTTTTGGTGTGCTTTTGAGTGAGAATTACACTGATGAGAGATCAGTAGCTGCATCTAAAGATAATCAGAGGGAGTATTTTGTGACATTTGTGTGTACTCTTGTGTTGGAGCTGTTCTATTTTCCCGAGCTCTCGTTGTGGGGATTGCTTATATGTGGTTTGTTGCTGTGGGTAGCGGTGAGGGAGCTGAATCCTGTTAGTATTAGTTATCCTGAGTTGGGGGTTGAGTCGTCTGAATCACGTGGCATCGAGGTGATGAAACCTATTAGGCACATTTTGAGTGAGCGAAAGTCACGCAAGATTGCTCTGTTTCTGTTGATAAACACTGCTTATATGGTTGTTGAGTTTGTGGCTGGTTTCATGAGTAACAGCCTAGGGCTGATCTCCGATGCTTGTCACATGCTGTTCGATTGTGCTGCTTTGGCGATTGGTTTGTATGCTTCCTACATCTCACGCTTGCCAGCGAATGGTCAGTTTAATTATGGGCGTGGGAGATTTGAGGTTCTCTCTGGATATGTTAATGCTGTTTTTCTGGTTCTTGTTGGAGCGTTGATCACATTGGAGTCGTTTGAGCGGATTTTGGACCCTCAAGAGATTTCTACGAGTAGTTTGCTGTCTGTCTCGGTCGGAGGTTTGGTTGTTAACATGGTGGGGCTTGTCTTCTTTCACGAGGAGCATCATCACGCCCATGGTGGATCTGGGCCGTGTTCACATTCCCATCACTCCCATGAGGAAGCTCATTCCGACTCCCATCATTTACACGAGCATGGCGAGAAGCATCCGGAGCTCGTGGCTGTTGTCCATGACTGCAGTGAGAAATCGTGTTCAAAGCATGAGGACCAATGTAGTGTTGATGTGGGAGACCACAAACACGACGACCatcatcaccaccaccaccaccaccacgtgAAGAATGAGCAGCACGACCATGATCACAAACATGTTGAACTACATAGCCATAATCAGCATCACGCCGATGTAGATGATCAGCACCACCActtcctccaccaccgccaGAACCATGTTGGCCAATCCGATCATAACCACAGCCATTCCAACCCCCTCTCAGGGGAGAAGGAAAAGCATGACCTCCACCACCAGAATGATCAACTTGACCATCATCAGAAACATGTCGAGccacaccaccaccaccaccgccatgTCAATGTAGACGACCAACATCACCACCACCATAATCATGACGGagaaaaggaaaagaagcaTCACCGCCACCACATTGACCACAACATGCAAGGCATTTTCTTGCATGTCTTGGCAGACACCCTGGGAAGTGTTGGAGTTGTTATCTCAACTTTACTGATCAAGTACAAGGGCTGGCTTGTTGCTGATCCCGCCTGCTCAATATTTATCTCAGCACTGATTGTGTCATCTGTGATTCCATTGCTTAGAAATTCTGCAGAAATCTTGCTGCAGAGAGTTCCCAGATCCTACGAGCAGGATCTCAAGGAAGCTCTAAACGACGTGATGAAGCTGAAAGGGGTTGTTGGCTCTCAGAATTTGCACGTCTGGAGCTTCACTAACACAGACATTGTGGGGACCATCCACCTCCATGTTTCAGCAGATTCTGACAAAGCTTCCATCAAGAAACAAGTTTCACACATTATACGCGGAGCTGGGGTCAAGGATTTGGCTGTGCAGGTAGAATGCATCACCTCTAATTTAGAGTCACTTCAACCCTTATGA